CAGGCTGAAGCCGATGATGCGGCGCCGCGACCGGTGCCTCCTCGGGGTGAGCCCGGACAGGATCTTCGAGCGCATCCGGGCGAGCTGCTCCGGGGTGGGGCCTGGATCGGTGGTCATCAGAATTCCCTCTCGAAAGGGCGCAGCGCGGTGCGGAGGGTGCCACGGAGCCGGCTGAGCCGGTTCCGGACCGCCCCGTGACTGGCGCCGAGGGCCTCCGCGGCGTCGGCGTAGCTGCTGCCCTGCTCGATGCACAGGTAGTACAGCGCCTGATCGGTGTCGGAGAGGCCCGCGACGGCCTCCTCGATCGCCGCGAACAGCAGCCGCCGGGTGACCTCCTCCTCGGTGGGATCGCGGCGCACGGCGTGACCGGAGAGATCGCCCTCCTCGGTGCGCCGGCGGGCGCGGGTCGTGGCGCGCAGATGGTTCAGCGCGGTGAACCTGGCGGTCGTCAGCAGCCACGGCAGCGCCGACGTGTCGACGATCCTGATGTCGCCGATCCGCGCCCAGGTGGTGATGAACACGTCCTGGACGACGTCCTCGGCGTCGCTCGTCTCGCGGACGATGCTGAGCACGTACCGGTACGTCGTCGCCGCATGCCGGTCGTAGAGCCGGCCGAACGCCGCCCGATCCCCGCGCCGAGCCGCGTCGATCAGCGCAGCGTCACCCTCGACGGGCCGGGTGGCGCCGTTGGACGCATCGGTCGCTTCCGAGGGTGTGCTCACACTGTGTGCTGTCCGATCCCCGGCGGATCGTCTCAGAATCCGTTTCGAGCGGCGCTCGGGGTGTCGTTGACAGCAGTGAGCGGTCCTCGACATGCTGACCCTGCACACGCTACCAGGCGGGTGCTGACCTCTCCGGGAGACGACATGTCCACGACCACGGGCACTCCGGTGCGCCGATCCGCAGCCGCCCTCGGCCTCAGCGCCGCCCTCGCCGCGGGAGCCCTCGCGCCGACGGCGGGCGCCGATCCGCTCGATGCGACGGGTGCGCAGAACTGCATCGTCATCACCGAGCTCGCCCGCGAGCTCTGCGCGCCGCTCGGCGAGGACCTGGACCGGAAGGTCCTCGAGGAGACGGGACTGACGGTCGTCGACTCGACGACGGCACCCGCGGCGAGCCGCGCCGCGTCGCCCGCGAGCGCCGCCGCGACGTACGTCCTCGCCCGGCTCTACGACGACGCCGACTACGGAGGGAGCTCGCTCTCGATCACCGACTCCTCCGCCTGCAACGGCACCACCGTGAAGCCCACCACCGACATCGGCTCCGGCTGGTACGGACGCGTCAGCTCCTTCGCGGTCTACAACGGCTGCACCGTGAAGATCTACGAGACCACCGGCTTCGGCGGGAGCAGCTACGGCTACGCGGGCAGCACGAGCTACGTCGGCTCCGCCATGAACGACAGGACCCGGTCCCTCCGCGCGAAGTGAGGCGTCGCCGCTCCCGCGCCACGGTGAGCGGAGCTGAGGACGAGGACGGCTTCGAAGCAGGGAAACGGCGAACTCGGACCGAGCCCGGCGTTCCTCGTCGATCTGCTCCCGAGCGGGTCCCGACGACGTCGCGACACTCGAGCAGGACTCTTCTGCCTGCGACCCTCTCCCCGCGTCGCGAGCGCGCACCGACGGCCGCGTCACCAGTCGGAGGCGCCGCCTCCGCTACCCCTGCCCCTCTCGCCGGCAGACAGGTCGAGTGCCCGACGCAGAGTTCGCGCGTCACGGAATCCGGAGAGATGGGCGATCGCCTCCCGGGAGACCCGGGCCCCTCCAGCGGGAGCGGAGAGCAATCCGTACGCCGTTCTCAGCCGCTCGTCCCGGAGGGCCGACGTCGGAGTGGTTCCGTGCTCAGCGAATACCCGGCGGAGGTGCCGCAGTGATACCCCTACCGCATCCGCGAGTTCGGTGACCGCGAAGTCCGGATCCTTCGATTCGCGTTCGATCACTCGGAGCGCCAGGTCGTACAGGGAGGCGCCTCTGCCCGACTTCACTGCCCGGTCCTCGAGTGTCTGCACGATGAGGGCAGTGACGAACGAGGTGAACCCGTGGAGGAAGAAGGCGAAACCCGGCTGGGCCGACGCCAGCTCGAACGTCAGCGCACTGCTCGCGGCGCCCACGACCAGTTGGCGATAGCCGGGGAGCGGTTCGTTCTCGACGAGTCCGGAGGCGACCCTCTCTCGGAATGCCGGAGGGAGGTTCCCGAGATCGAAGCTCGCCTCGTACCGGGCGACTTCTCCGGTCGATCGCATCGAGAATGTCGTCCCCGCGGGAAAGAGGGCGAATCCGCCGGGATGGAGCTCTCTCACGCTCCCCTCCCCCTCCATCTCGAGGAGAGCCACCCCCTCGATCTGAATCAGGACGATCGACGAGTCTCTGCTCCCGATATGGACATCGATATCGATCCGGCTGTGCCAGACCCGCGTGAGGCGGGTATTCGCATCATGGATCTCATTGGCATAGAGCTGGAGTCCCTCGGCGTCGACGACCTCCACTCCGCGGTGCCGGAACCACGACGCGCCCTCGGCGCCGCGCAGCGACGTGGAGACCACCGACGCAGAGGGCATAGCGGCACTCCTCCGTGGGCGAGGTGTCGGGTCCTTTCTCGACCGCCGCGCGGCCGGAGGCGCTTCGCCTGGTTCTGGAGTCAATCAGCACGAGCTCGCCGCGTCGACAAGGGACAGAAAACGGCCATTTCTTTCCACCAGTACCGGACATAAACACGAAGAACCGTCATGAAATAGCCGAGATTCCGTCACGATCTATTCGATCCCCACCCGAATAGATCAGACGGAGAACACTGTGACCAGAGACGACCTGCCCATGCGAGACATCAAGATCGGCGAGGACTGGACGGTCCCCAACCCCGATGGCGTAGGCCGTCGCACCCTGGTGAAGGGAACGGCCTGGTCGGTGCCAGTCGTGGCGATGGCGGTCGGAGCGCCCTTCGCCGCCGCTTCCGGCAACCCGACCCTCGCCTTCACCCTGCCCAGCTATTCGGGCACCCCGTGCAGCGACATCGTCGGCGTCAAGGTCCAGCTGACGACAGATGGGACGACCCCGGCCGGTGCCGGCGAACCCGTCTCCGTGACCCTGGCGAACGGCTACACCTTCGCGAGCGGCGGGAGCACCTGGAACGGCTTCACCCAGGCGGACGGCTCGGTCACCCTTCCCGACATCGTCGTTCCGGCGAGGGGCGGAAACAGCATCTTCAACGCCGCATCGGGCACTCTCACTGCATCGGCCCAGGTAACCGCACCCGCAGTCATCGGCGGCCAGGTGTACGACGGTAGCGGAGCGCTCTACGGCGGAAGCCCCCAGCCCACGGGCATCGTCTCGGTCTACTCGACCCGCGACACCAACGGCGTCACCCAGGTCCAGGCCCTCGACTCCAACGGCGTCCTCTGGGGAGGCGGCCCGAGCGGCTGGAGCCAGGCCAACACCGGCGTCACCGACGTCGTCTCCAACGACGGCGCCGTGTTCTACGTCAAGGACGGCCAGGTGTACGACGGTACCGGAGCGCTCTACGGCGGAAGCCCCCAGCCCACGGGCATCGTCTCGGTCTACTCGACCCGCGACACCAACGGCGTCACCCAGGTCCAGGCCCTCGACTCCAACGGCGTCCTCTGGGGAGGCGGCCCGAGCGGCTGGAGCCAGGCCAACACCGGCGTCACCGACGTCGTCTCCAACGACGGCGCCGTGTTCTACGTCAAGGACGGCCAGGTGTACGACGGTACCGGAGCGCTCTACGGCGGAAGCCCCCAGCCCACGGGCATCGTCTCGGTCTACTCGACCCGCGACACCAACGGCGTCACCCAGGTCCAGGCCCTCGACTCCAACGGCGTCCTCTGGGGAGGCGGCCCGAGCGGCTGGAGCCAGGCCAACACCGGCGTCACCGACGTCGTCTCCAACGACGGCGCCGTGTTCTACGTCAAAGGCCCCGACTGCGCCTAGGAGCGGCTGACTCCGCCCCCGTATCGAACAGAGAAGAGTGAGTGAGGGCCTTGCCACATCTGGTGAGGCCCTCACTCACGCTGAGCCATGGAAAGCATCCGCGCGTCCCAGCAGTCCGTCAGAGGGATCAGGTCTTCCTCGCCAATGGCGAGCCTCGATCGTGGAAAAATTCTCGTCGGATCGAACGTCGGACGTGCGTGCGCGCCGAGCCCGAGCGGATACGGTCCGCAGAAGGCTTCGCGGAGGAGGAAGAGTTCAGTGTCCGTTGAACTTGCACGCGATGCCGCATCCCTCCACTTCGACCGCCCCTGCACCGTTCGGGGGCGGAAGAACTCCCGCTCTCCCGCCCTCCTAGCCTCCGCTCGGCAAGAGCCTCGAGACCTCTTCAGATACCCCCGGTAAGGGCGCGTGCTGTGCAGAGAGGATGGCAGCGGCTATGACGCCTCGCCGCTTACGGCCTCCGCGAGGCGTAGCAACAAGTGGATCTACCGAATTCCGTTTCGGCGCACGAATCTTCGAGACAGCCTTCTCCGGCCTCTATCGCCCGGCAGAACACTGCAGGTGAGAATGCCGTTGCGAAGGCGCGCGCATCCTCACCGCCGCTTCGAGATCCCCCGCAGCAGGCGCGCGACGGCTCGGCGGCCCTGGTCGGCCGAGTCGAAGCCCGACGCGGCCGCGAGACGCGCGTACTCCCCCTCCGCCCGGTCCACCCCGCCCAGCCGGGCGCGCAGGGTCTCGGCTCGCGCCCGGTCGAGCACCTCGCACGCCGTGCGCTCGCCCGTCTCGAAGGCGCGCTGCAGAGTCCGCGCCGTCACGCGCAACTCGCTGGCGAGCCGCGTGACGGTGAACGCCGGATCGCACCGGCGTGCGGCGAGTACCGCGAGCGCCTCCGGGTAGACCTCTTCAGGGCTACGCCGATCGAGGTCGGAGGCGGCGGAGTCGAGGACCGCGGCGAGCAGGTTCTCGCTCGCGCGGACCGTGAGGGGCGAGAGCATCGCTTCCGGCTCGCCCTGGATCAGGCTGTTCGTGAACCCTCGCGCCGACCCCCAGACACCCTGCCGCACCGGGAGCGCCACGCCGAACAGCGCCAGGGAGGAGAGCCGGTCGAACCGCGACGCGTCGAAGCGCCACAGGTAGCGGGCGGTCGGCTCGTGCAGCTCCGTCGTCGAGCCGAGCGCTCCGTCGAGGACGATCAGGTCGTGCGGCGAGTAGGGGGTCTCGACCCCGTCGTGCACGATCACGCCCGTCCCCTCTTCCGGTAGGACCATCGACACGGCGCCGGGCTCCATCACCGACTGGTAGGTGCCCGTACGCGACCACGCCCGGCCGAAGTGGTAGCCGCGCAGTCCGGCCGACTCGAGGCGGAGGCCCGGGGCGTGTGTTGCCGACCACCCCAGGGCGCGGAGCGGCTCGGCGGGCGGTCGATCGATCACACGACGGAAGGTAGCCGCTCAGACGCCGGGGCGGAGAACCTCCGGCAGGATCGGACGCCGTCGGTGTCGGCTGCCGCAGGCGTGCATGCCTCGACAGCAGAACCCGCACCCGCGGTGTCGGAGGCTCCCCCTAGGCTCGGAGGCATGACTGTCGACGCCGCCCGGACCTCCACGCGCGCGCCGCTGTCGCCGCCGCTGCGCCGCCGCCGGGCCGCGATCTTCGCCTTCATGCTCACGATCGGCATCGGCCTCGCCTCGTTCATCGTGCGCACCCCCGCCGTGCGCGATCTGGTGCAGGCGAGCACCGCCGAGATGGGGCTCATCCTCTTCGGCATCTCGGTCGGCTCGATGACGGGCATCCTCTGCTCCGCGGCCCTGGTGCGCCGCTTCGGCGCGCGCCGGCCGATCATCATCGGAGGCGCCTCCTTCGTCACCGGCCTCGCCCTCCTCGCCGGCTCGGCCGGTCTGGGCCAGGGCATCGGAGTGTTCATCGGGCTCGTCGGCGTCGGCGCCGGCTTCGGCCTGGCCGAGATCGCGATCAACATCGAGGGCGCCGCGATCGAGCAGGCCTCCGGCCGGTCGATCCTGCCCGTCCTGCACGGCTGCTACAGCCTCGGCTCGGTGATCGGCGCGCTCGCCGGCATCGCGATGACGGCGATCGCGTTCCCGGTCTGGATCCACCTCCTCGTCGTCTCCGCCCTCGCGCTGGCGGCGATGCTCTGGGCGGTGCCGAAGATCCCGGCGACCACGGGCCGGCAGGAGGCGGGCGGCGCGGGCTCCCCCGGACTCGGCGCCCAGCTCGCCGTCTGGAAGCAGCGGCGCATCGTGTTCCTCGGCCTCATCGTCCTCGCGCTCGCCCTCGCCGAGGGCTCGGCCGGCGACTGGCTGCCGCTGATCATGGTCGACGGCCACGGGGCCAGCGCGACGGTGGGCTCGCTCGTCTTCGCCGGGTTCGCGCTCGCCATGACGATCGGCCGCTTCTCGGGCGAGCCCCTCCTCGCCCGCTTCGGCAAGCCCGCCGTGCTGTGCGTCAGCGCCCTCGTGTCGGCGGCCGGGATCGCGCTCGTCGTCTTCTCCGACAGCGTCGTCGTCGCCGGCCTCGCCGTGCTGCTCTGGGGGCTCGGCGCGGCGCTCGGCTTCCCGGTCACGCTGTCGGCCGCGGGCGAGAGCGACGACCCCACCACGACGGTCGGCGCGGTCGCCGCCGCGGGCTACGTCGCGTTCCTCGTCGGGCCGCCGCTGCTCGGCTTCCTCGGCGAGCACTACGGCCTCCGCGGCGCGATGATCGTCGTGCTCGTCGTGGTCGCGGGCGCGTCCCTCCTCACCTCCGCGGCGCGGACGCCGAAGCCCGCCGCGCCCTAGACCCCACCCGGCCGAGGCCCGCCCCGCTCGCCGAGAGAACAGGCGGGCGCCGCTCCGGAAAGGGATCCAACTCCTGCCATGATTGGATCCCGGCCGGCAGTTCGGCCGCTCGATCAGGGGGGATCACGCCGTGACCATCCAGGGCGACAACGCACTCGTCGACGATCTGGCCGCGCGCATCCGCGCGAAGATCATGTCGGGAGAGATCCCGATCGGCGCCCCGCTGCGCCAGGCCGATCTCGCCTCGCAGTTCGGCATCAGCCGCACGCCGGTGCGCGAGGCCCTTCGCCAGCTGCAGACCGGCGGGCTCATCGAGGTCGTCCCGAACCGCGGAGCCGTCGTGCGCGTGCCGGTGCCGTGGGAGGTGCGCGAGGCCTACGAGGTGCGCGCCGAGCTCGAGTCGCTCGCCGCCCGCCGCGCCGTCGACCGCCTCGACGACGCGACCATCGCCGAGCTGCGCGCCGTCAACACCGCCATGTACGAGCGTTCGCTGGCCGTCGCGGCCGGCACCGCCGACGACCGCGACGGCACCGCGAACGACCAGTTCCACGGCCTGATCTACCGGGCGTCCGGCAACACGCGCCTCGGCCGCATGCTCAACGAGATCAACGACGCCTTCCCGCGCAACGTCTCGGGCCTGGTGCTTCGCGAGAACTCCCGCCACCGCGAGGAGAACTTCCGAGAGCACGAGCAGATCGTCGAGGCCTTCGTGGCCGGCGATCGAGACCGCGCCGCCGACATCATGCGCGAGCACGTCCTCCGCGCCGGCGAGCACCTCGCCCACTGGTACGAGCGCCGCTCCTCCACGGTCTTCACGGGCTGACGCCGCCTCCGTAGCCGCGACGCGGCGCGAGCGTAACCCCCTCCCCCGACCGATGAGCGCGGCGGAGGGTTGAGCCATGAAACGACTCCGATACGCCGGCGGCAGCCTCCTGGTCGGGGACACCGTGGCCCACGCTCTGCTCGCCTACGCCCGCGATCTCGCGCTCGAGCGCACCTCCGACACCGTGATGCTCGTGGGCCTCACCGAGGACGGCGACCGGGACGAGGCCGAGATGCTGATCGGCCCGTCCAGCCAGCTCTTCGCCGACAGCGCCGGGGGCCCGGAGGGGCTCCCCGGGGACGAGGCGATCGTCACCGAGATGGAGGCGCGCCGGAGCGGTCTCCGGCCGCACCCCGTCCGCCTCGAGGACCAGCAGGCGGCCGAGGAGCCCGAGTGGTACTCGGAGTGGCCGACCGACACCTCGTCGCGCCCCGACTGACCCCTAGGCCGGTCGGCCGCTGGTCGCCCGGGGGATCATCGTCGGCGGCAGCACGATGTGGTCGTCGCGACCGCCGTCGACCAGCATCCTCACCGCGCTCTGCGCGATCAGGTCGAGCGAGGCCCGGACGCTGCTGAGCGGCGTGGGCAGGTGGCGCGCGAGAGGGATGTCGTTGTACCCGACGAC
The genomic region above belongs to Rathayibacter sp. VKM Ac-2759 and contains:
- a CDS encoding GntR family transcriptional regulator — translated: MTIQGDNALVDDLAARIRAKIMSGEIPIGAPLRQADLASQFGISRTPVREALRQLQTGGLIEVVPNRGAVVRVPVPWEVREAYEVRAELESLAARRAVDRLDDATIAELRAVNTAMYERSLAVAAGTADDRDGTANDQFHGLIYRASGNTRLGRMLNEINDAFPRNVSGLVLRENSRHREENFREHEQIVEAFVAGDRDRAADIMREHVLRAGEHLAHWYERRSSTVFTG
- a CDS encoding helix-turn-helix domain-containing protein, with translation MPSASVVSTSLRGAEGASWFRHRGVEVVDAEGLQLYANEIHDANTRLTRVWHSRIDIDVHIGSRDSSIVLIQIEGVALLEMEGEGSVRELHPGGFALFPAGTTFSMRSTGEVARYEASFDLGNLPPAFRERVASGLVENEPLPGYRQLVVGAASSALTFELASAQPGFAFFLHGFTSFVTALIVQTLEDRAVKSGRGASLYDLALRVIERESKDPDFAVTELADAVGVSLRHLRRVFAEHGTTPTSALRDERLRTAYGLLSAPAGGARVSREAIAHLSGFRDARTLRRALDLSAGERGRGSGGGASDW
- a CDS encoding peptidase inhibitor family I36 protein, encoding MSTTTGTPVRRSAAALGLSAALAAGALAPTAGADPLDATGAQNCIVITELARELCAPLGEDLDRKVLEETGLTVVDSTTAPAASRAASPASAAATYVLARLYDDADYGGSSLSITDSSACNGTTVKPTTDIGSGWYGRVSSFAVYNGCTVKIYETTGFGGSSYGYAGSTSYVGSAMNDRTRSLRAK
- a CDS encoding MFS transporter: MTVDAARTSTRAPLSPPLRRRRAAIFAFMLTIGIGLASFIVRTPAVRDLVQASTAEMGLILFGISVGSMTGILCSAALVRRFGARRPIIIGGASFVTGLALLAGSAGLGQGIGVFIGLVGVGAGFGLAEIAINIEGAAIEQASGRSILPVLHGCYSLGSVIGALAGIAMTAIAFPVWIHLLVVSALALAAMLWAVPKIPATTGRQEAGGAGSPGLGAQLAVWKQRRIVFLGLIVLALALAEGSAGDWLPLIMVDGHGASATVGSLVFAGFALAMTIGRFSGEPLLARFGKPAVLCVSALVSAAGIALVVFSDSVVVAGLAVLLWGLGAALGFPVTLSAAGESDDPTTTVGAVAAAGYVAFLVGPPLLGFLGEHYGLRGAMIVVLVVVAGASLLTSAARTPKPAAP
- a CDS encoding RNA polymerase sigma factor; translated protein: MSRTAHCCQRHPERRSKRILRRSAGDRTAHSVSTPSEATDASNGATRPVEGDAALIDAARRGDRAAFGRLYDRHAATTYRYVLSIVRETSDAEDVVQDVFITTWARIGDIRIVDTSALPWLLTTARFTALNHLRATTRARRRTEEGDLSGHAVRRDPTEEEVTRRLLFAAIEEAVAGLSDTDQALYYLCIEQGSSYADAAEALGASHGAVRNRLSRLRGTLRTALRPFEREF